In the Clostridium sporogenes genome, one interval contains:
- a CDS encoding transaldolase yields the protein MKYNDLKIKIFADGADLNAMLDVYNKGIVKGFTTNPSLMKKAGITDYKEFAKEVLAKIKDMPVSFEVFSDDLETMEKEAEVLGNLGENVYIKIPVTNTKGESTAPLIKKLSEKGYHLNVTAIFTIDQVKEVVEALKSGVNSIVSVFAGRIADTGEDPVKIMKEASRICKTKEGVELLWASCREFYSIVEADKCGCEIITVTNDILKKMPNMGKDLKEYSIETVRGFYKDASSLGFSIL from the coding sequence ATGAAGTACAACGATTTAAAAATTAAGATATTTGCAGATGGAGCAGATTTAAATGCTATGCTAGATGTTTATAATAAAGGAATAGTTAAAGGATTTACAACAAATCCATCTCTTATGAAAAAAGCAGGAATTACTGATTACAAGGAATTTGCGAAAGAGGTACTAGCAAAAATAAAGGATATGCCCGTATCTTTTGAAGTTTTTTCAGATGATTTAGAAACTATGGAAAAGGAAGCAGAAGTTCTTGGAAACTTAGGCGAGAATGTTTATATAAAAATACCTGTTACAAACACAAAGGGTGAATCAACAGCACCACTTATAAAGAAACTTTCAGAAAAAGGATATCACCTTAATGTAACTGCTATATTTACAATAGATCAAGTAAAAGAAGTAGTAGAAGCATTAAAATCTGGGGTAAATAGTATAGTTTCAGTATTTGCTGGAAGAATAGCAGATACAGGAGAAGATCCAGTTAAAATTATGAAAGAAGCAAGCAGGATTTGTAAAACTAAAGAAGGAGTAGAACTTTTATGGGCAAGTTGCAGAGAATTTTATAGCATAGTAGAAGCAGATAAATGTGGTTGTGAAATAATTACTGTAACAAATGATATACTTAAAAAGATGCCTAACATGGGAAAGGATCTAAAAGAATATTCTATTGAAACTGTAAGAGGATTTTACAAAGACGCATCTAGCCTTGGGTTTTCAATTTTATAA